From one Triticum urartu cultivar G1812 chromosome 3, Tu2.1, whole genome shotgun sequence genomic stretch:
- the LOC125542657 gene encoding uncharacterized protein LOC125542657 isoform X3 gives MLPGPGQMAQLLHPQDSGFYGRKEMGGRWSFLELFGLRRRLRSTKKMISDKKHGKEKSTGGSRLRGCYVPFKDEDSGVMDEQRAVIDEYKNTKVKNKHKGSKKSSGKSGLKSLFSRKLYGKEDQKEKMLPVGPKLLRTLSIHYLENNDYVLNGQSAANGDSSSHDAKLSLPNDTSTNLQQDTLSNLDGSGTDHVKRKSHRSISMDGILHKVPYGQRLSGDNIRQELPRSASATYDRDGLKPCIGTAAKRHGNSGFRRSRSLSESLESYSHLLDSISSSESKRLLTSSKSTRDHSLDGLGAATALQRTSISQLRSKSVVRLAEFLVIPEDTLAPEVPEEIVGDVKLAVDEGSCNEVAGGSEDPVSLEELLSECDVVESSTEDNLCIAPLASEVVDVSEEQAPLASSEMVDVSEEAATYDDDLEVLSSTQAKLCTDPSASEVDIPEEHATTCNDDDLIHSSTGADPCTLLSLLQSADVDIAEQQVPPSDDQIQSCITQPSEDIDIAEELATISEDNQIHSFDSLKSVKDHPAASSENQTMLNDSSLVEKTVHSNEAHGHLADNDDGLDASTSVTLPTSSSTLESMLQENNLTDLNALQEAADDPKNEAELAYVNDIFNKSSFRDEALFEAWRSQNRAALQEDDCQHYDAAAAAIDFTDMSADELLLFDLTNEALLDVYKDYAAGESRQPRFSSFQRPKPVGDRALRELRSRVGRKLDERPQSGVEVDVDAVLSSDLGKAERWSNFRREADQVASLVANSVLDRLVTELALQLAKF, from the exons ATGCTGCCGGGCCCAGGACAAATGGCCCAGCTGTTGCACCCTCAGGACTCTGGGTTTTATGGAAGGAAGGAAATGGGGGGCCGATGGAGCTTTCTTGAGTTGTTTGGCCTTCGCCGGCGCCTACGGTCCACGAAGAAGATGATCTCTGACAAGAAACATGGTAAGGAAAAAAGCACTGGTG GAAGTAGGCTTCGAGGTTGCTATGTTCCATTCAAAGACGAAGACAGTGGTGTCATGGATGAGCAGAGAGCTGTCATAGATGAGTACAAAAACACTAAA GTTAAAAATAAACACAAGGGTTCAAAAAAGAGTTCTGGTAAGTCGGGTCTGAAGTCATTATTTTCAAGAAAATTGTACGGAAAGGAAGATCAGAAAGAGAagatgcttcctgttggaccaaagctgctGCGCACCCTTTCGATACATTACTTGGAAAACAATGACTATGTTCTGAATGGTCAGTCAGCTGCCAATGGTGACAGTTCTTCACACGACGCTAAACTGTCACTACCAAATGACACCAGTACAAACTTGCAACAGGATACGTTAAGCAACCTGGATGGTTCTGGTACTGACCATGTGAAACGGAAGAGCCACCGTAGCATCTCCATGGATGGGATTCTTCACAAGGTACCCTATGGGCAGAGGCTTTCTGGAGATAACATTAGACAAGAACTTCCTCGATCAGCCTCTGCCACATATGACAGGGATGGTCTGAAACCCTGCATTGGTACTGCTGCAAAGAGACATGGGAACAGCGGTTTTCGACGTTCGCGTTCCCTATCTGAATCACTGGAGAGTTACTCTCACTTGCTTGATTCCATTTCAAGCAGTGAATCCAAAAGGCTGCTGACAAGCTCGAAGTCCACTAGGGATCACTCTTTGGATGGCCTTGGTGCAGCAACTGCACTGCAGAGAACTTCCATTTCTCAGCTCAGATCAAAAAGTGTGGTTAGACTTGCTGAATTTCTTGTGATTCCAGAAGACACATTGGCACCAGAAGTTCCAGAGGAAATAGTTGGAGATGTGAAACTTGCTGTGGATGAGGGTTCTTGTAATGAGGTTGCTGGTGGCTCTGAGGATCCTGTGTCACTTGAAGAGTTGTTGAGCGAGTGCGACGTCGTGGAATCATCGACTGAAGACAATTTATGTATTGCTCCTTTAGCTTCAGAGGTGGTTGATGTTTCAGAAGAACAAGCTCCTTTAGCTTCTTCAGAGATGGTTGATGTTTCAGAAGAAGCTGCAACTTATGATGATGATCTGGAGGTTCTCTCATCGACCCAAGCCAAGCTGTGTACCGACCCTTCAGCATCTGAAGTTGACATCCCAGAAGAACATGCAACAACCTGTAATGATGATGATCTTATTCACTCGTCAACTGGAGCTGATCCATGCACTCTTCTTAGTCTTCTGCAATCAGCAGACGTCGACATTGCAGAACAGCAAGTGCCACCTTCTGATGATCAAATTCAGTCATGCATCACCCAACCTTCAGAAGACATCGACATTGCAGAAGAACTGGCAACAATCTCTGAAGACAATCAGATCCATTCATTTGATTCTTTGAAATCAGTCAAAG ACCATCCTGCTGCTAGTTCAGAGAACCAAACAATGCTGAATG ATTCGTCGCTGGTGGAAAAAACTGTCCATTCAAATGAAGCACATGGCCATTTGGCTGATAATGATGATGGTCTCGATGCTAGCACTTCTGTCACACTACCAACTAGCTCATCGACTCTGGAGAGCATGCTTCAGGAGAACAACCTCACCGACCTCAACGCTCTCCAAGAAGCAGCAGATGATCCAAAGAACGAGGCCGAGTTGGCGTACGTCAACGACATATTCAACAAGTCGAGCTTCCGCGACGAGGCGCTGTTCGAAGCTTGGCGCTCGCAGAACCGCGCCGCGCTCCAGGAGGACGACTGCCAGCACTACGACGCCGCGGCGGCGGCCATCGACTTCACCGACATGTCGGCCGACGAGCTGCTCCTGTTCGACCTGACGAACGAGGCGCTGCTGGACGTGTACAAGGACTACGCCGCCGGCGAGTCCAGGCAGCCCCGCTTCTCCTCCTTCCAGCGGCCCAAGCCCGTCGGCGACCGCGCCCTCAGGGAGCTGCGGTCCAGGGTGGGCCGCAAGCTAGACGAGCGGCCGCAGTCCGGCGTGGAGGTCGACGTCGACGCCGTGCTGTCGAGCGACCTGGGCAAGGCGGAGCGCTGGAGCAACTTCCGGCGAGAGGCCGACCAGGTGGCGAGCCTGGTGGCCAACTCCGTGCTCGACAGGCTCGTCACCGAGCTCGCGCTCCAGCTCGCAAAGTTTTGA
- the LOC125542657 gene encoding uncharacterized protein LOC125542657 isoform X1: MLPGPGQMAQLLHPQDSGFYGRKEMGGRWSFLELFGLRRRLRSTKKMISDKKHGKEKSTGGSRLRGCYVPFKDEDSGVMDEQRAVIDEYKNTKVKNKHKGSKKSSGKSGLKSLFSRKLYGKEDQKEKMLPVGPKLLRTLSIHYLENNDYVLNGQSAANGDSSSHDAKLSLPNDTSTNLQQDTLSNLDGSGTDHVKRKSHRSISMDGILHKVPYGQRLSGDNIRQELPRSASATYDRDGLKPCIGTAAKRHGNSGFRRSRSLSESLESYSHLLDSISSSESKRLLTSSKSTRDHSLDGLGAATALQRTSISQLRSKSVVRLAEFLVIPEDTLAPEVPEEIVGDVKLAVDEGSCNEVAGGSEDPVSLEELLSECDVVESSTEDNLCIAPLASEVVDVSEEQAPLASSEMVDVSEEAATYDDDLEVLSSTQAKLCTDPSASEVDIPEEHATTCNDDDLIHSSTGADPCTLLSLLQSADVDIAEQQVPPSDDQIQSCITQPSEDIDIAEELATISEDNQIHSFDSLKSVKGTSCVPDSNRDTEDELNLCCEQETESPTSVLDVAFSDHPAASSENQTMLNDSSLVEKTVHSNEAHGHLADNDDGLDASTSVTLPTSSSTLESMLQENNLTDLNALQEAADDPKNEAELAYVNDIFNKSSFRDEALFEAWRSQNRAALQEDDCQHYDAAAAAIDFTDMSADELLLFDLTNEALLDVYKDYAAGESRQPRFSSFQRPKPVGDRALRELRSRVGRKLDERPQSGVEVDVDAVLSSDLGKAERWSNFRREADQVASLVANSVLDRLVTELALQLAKF, from the exons ATGCTGCCGGGCCCAGGACAAATGGCCCAGCTGTTGCACCCTCAGGACTCTGGGTTTTATGGAAGGAAGGAAATGGGGGGCCGATGGAGCTTTCTTGAGTTGTTTGGCCTTCGCCGGCGCCTACGGTCCACGAAGAAGATGATCTCTGACAAGAAACATGGTAAGGAAAAAAGCACTGGTG GAAGTAGGCTTCGAGGTTGCTATGTTCCATTCAAAGACGAAGACAGTGGTGTCATGGATGAGCAGAGAGCTGTCATAGATGAGTACAAAAACACTAAA GTTAAAAATAAACACAAGGGTTCAAAAAAGAGTTCTGGTAAGTCGGGTCTGAAGTCATTATTTTCAAGAAAATTGTACGGAAAGGAAGATCAGAAAGAGAagatgcttcctgttggaccaaagctgctGCGCACCCTTTCGATACATTACTTGGAAAACAATGACTATGTTCTGAATGGTCAGTCAGCTGCCAATGGTGACAGTTCTTCACACGACGCTAAACTGTCACTACCAAATGACACCAGTACAAACTTGCAACAGGATACGTTAAGCAACCTGGATGGTTCTGGTACTGACCATGTGAAACGGAAGAGCCACCGTAGCATCTCCATGGATGGGATTCTTCACAAGGTACCCTATGGGCAGAGGCTTTCTGGAGATAACATTAGACAAGAACTTCCTCGATCAGCCTCTGCCACATATGACAGGGATGGTCTGAAACCCTGCATTGGTACTGCTGCAAAGAGACATGGGAACAGCGGTTTTCGACGTTCGCGTTCCCTATCTGAATCACTGGAGAGTTACTCTCACTTGCTTGATTCCATTTCAAGCAGTGAATCCAAAAGGCTGCTGACAAGCTCGAAGTCCACTAGGGATCACTCTTTGGATGGCCTTGGTGCAGCAACTGCACTGCAGAGAACTTCCATTTCTCAGCTCAGATCAAAAAGTGTGGTTAGACTTGCTGAATTTCTTGTGATTCCAGAAGACACATTGGCACCAGAAGTTCCAGAGGAAATAGTTGGAGATGTGAAACTTGCTGTGGATGAGGGTTCTTGTAATGAGGTTGCTGGTGGCTCTGAGGATCCTGTGTCACTTGAAGAGTTGTTGAGCGAGTGCGACGTCGTGGAATCATCGACTGAAGACAATTTATGTATTGCTCCTTTAGCTTCAGAGGTGGTTGATGTTTCAGAAGAACAAGCTCCTTTAGCTTCTTCAGAGATGGTTGATGTTTCAGAAGAAGCTGCAACTTATGATGATGATCTGGAGGTTCTCTCATCGACCCAAGCCAAGCTGTGTACCGACCCTTCAGCATCTGAAGTTGACATCCCAGAAGAACATGCAACAACCTGTAATGATGATGATCTTATTCACTCGTCAACTGGAGCTGATCCATGCACTCTTCTTAGTCTTCTGCAATCAGCAGACGTCGACATTGCAGAACAGCAAGTGCCACCTTCTGATGATCAAATTCAGTCATGCATCACCCAACCTTCAGAAGACATCGACATTGCAGAAGAACTGGCAACAATCTCTGAAGACAATCAGATCCATTCATTTGATTCTTTGAAATCAGTCAAAGGTACTAGCTGTGTCCCTGACTCCAATAGAGATACTGAAGATGAGTTAAATTTATGCTGTGAACAAGAAACTGAAAGTCCAACCTCTGTTCTGGACGTGGCCTTCTCAGACCATCCTGCTGCTAGTTCAGAGAACCAAACAATGCTGAATG ATTCGTCGCTGGTGGAAAAAACTGTCCATTCAAATGAAGCACATGGCCATTTGGCTGATAATGATGATGGTCTCGATGCTAGCACTTCTGTCACACTACCAACTAGCTCATCGACTCTGGAGAGCATGCTTCAGGAGAACAACCTCACCGACCTCAACGCTCTCCAAGAAGCAGCAGATGATCCAAAGAACGAGGCCGAGTTGGCGTACGTCAACGACATATTCAACAAGTCGAGCTTCCGCGACGAGGCGCTGTTCGAAGCTTGGCGCTCGCAGAACCGCGCCGCGCTCCAGGAGGACGACTGCCAGCACTACGACGCCGCGGCGGCGGCCATCGACTTCACCGACATGTCGGCCGACGAGCTGCTCCTGTTCGACCTGACGAACGAGGCGCTGCTGGACGTGTACAAGGACTACGCCGCCGGCGAGTCCAGGCAGCCCCGCTTCTCCTCCTTCCAGCGGCCCAAGCCCGTCGGCGACCGCGCCCTCAGGGAGCTGCGGTCCAGGGTGGGCCGCAAGCTAGACGAGCGGCCGCAGTCCGGCGTGGAGGTCGACGTCGACGCCGTGCTGTCGAGCGACCTGGGCAAGGCGGAGCGCTGGAGCAACTTCCGGCGAGAGGCCGACCAGGTGGCGAGCCTGGTGGCCAACTCCGTGCTCGACAGGCTCGTCACCGAGCTCGCGCTCCAGCTCGCAAAGTTTTGA
- the LOC125542657 gene encoding uncharacterized protein LOC125542657 isoform X2 — protein MLPGPGQMAQLLHPQDSGFYGRKEMGGRWSFLELFGLRRRLRSTKKMISDKKHGSRLRGCYVPFKDEDSGVMDEQRAVIDEYKNTKVKNKHKGSKKSSGKSGLKSLFSRKLYGKEDQKEKMLPVGPKLLRTLSIHYLENNDYVLNGQSAANGDSSSHDAKLSLPNDTSTNLQQDTLSNLDGSGTDHVKRKSHRSISMDGILHKVPYGQRLSGDNIRQELPRSASATYDRDGLKPCIGTAAKRHGNSGFRRSRSLSESLESYSHLLDSISSSESKRLLTSSKSTRDHSLDGLGAATALQRTSISQLRSKSVVRLAEFLVIPEDTLAPEVPEEIVGDVKLAVDEGSCNEVAGGSEDPVSLEELLSECDVVESSTEDNLCIAPLASEVVDVSEEQAPLASSEMVDVSEEAATYDDDLEVLSSTQAKLCTDPSASEVDIPEEHATTCNDDDLIHSSTGADPCTLLSLLQSADVDIAEQQVPPSDDQIQSCITQPSEDIDIAEELATISEDNQIHSFDSLKSVKGTSCVPDSNRDTEDELNLCCEQETESPTSVLDVAFSDHPAASSENQTMLNDSSLVEKTVHSNEAHGHLADNDDGLDASTSVTLPTSSSTLESMLQENNLTDLNALQEAADDPKNEAELAYVNDIFNKSSFRDEALFEAWRSQNRAALQEDDCQHYDAAAAAIDFTDMSADELLLFDLTNEALLDVYKDYAAGESRQPRFSSFQRPKPVGDRALRELRSRVGRKLDERPQSGVEVDVDAVLSSDLGKAERWSNFRREADQVASLVANSVLDRLVTELALQLAKF, from the exons ATGCTGCCGGGCCCAGGACAAATGGCCCAGCTGTTGCACCCTCAGGACTCTGGGTTTTATGGAAGGAAGGAAATGGGGGGCCGATGGAGCTTTCTTGAGTTGTTTGGCCTTCGCCGGCGCCTACGGTCCACGAAGAAGATGATCTCTGACAAGAAACATG GAAGTAGGCTTCGAGGTTGCTATGTTCCATTCAAAGACGAAGACAGTGGTGTCATGGATGAGCAGAGAGCTGTCATAGATGAGTACAAAAACACTAAA GTTAAAAATAAACACAAGGGTTCAAAAAAGAGTTCTGGTAAGTCGGGTCTGAAGTCATTATTTTCAAGAAAATTGTACGGAAAGGAAGATCAGAAAGAGAagatgcttcctgttggaccaaagctgctGCGCACCCTTTCGATACATTACTTGGAAAACAATGACTATGTTCTGAATGGTCAGTCAGCTGCCAATGGTGACAGTTCTTCACACGACGCTAAACTGTCACTACCAAATGACACCAGTACAAACTTGCAACAGGATACGTTAAGCAACCTGGATGGTTCTGGTACTGACCATGTGAAACGGAAGAGCCACCGTAGCATCTCCATGGATGGGATTCTTCACAAGGTACCCTATGGGCAGAGGCTTTCTGGAGATAACATTAGACAAGAACTTCCTCGATCAGCCTCTGCCACATATGACAGGGATGGTCTGAAACCCTGCATTGGTACTGCTGCAAAGAGACATGGGAACAGCGGTTTTCGACGTTCGCGTTCCCTATCTGAATCACTGGAGAGTTACTCTCACTTGCTTGATTCCATTTCAAGCAGTGAATCCAAAAGGCTGCTGACAAGCTCGAAGTCCACTAGGGATCACTCTTTGGATGGCCTTGGTGCAGCAACTGCACTGCAGAGAACTTCCATTTCTCAGCTCAGATCAAAAAGTGTGGTTAGACTTGCTGAATTTCTTGTGATTCCAGAAGACACATTGGCACCAGAAGTTCCAGAGGAAATAGTTGGAGATGTGAAACTTGCTGTGGATGAGGGTTCTTGTAATGAGGTTGCTGGTGGCTCTGAGGATCCTGTGTCACTTGAAGAGTTGTTGAGCGAGTGCGACGTCGTGGAATCATCGACTGAAGACAATTTATGTATTGCTCCTTTAGCTTCAGAGGTGGTTGATGTTTCAGAAGAACAAGCTCCTTTAGCTTCTTCAGAGATGGTTGATGTTTCAGAAGAAGCTGCAACTTATGATGATGATCTGGAGGTTCTCTCATCGACCCAAGCCAAGCTGTGTACCGACCCTTCAGCATCTGAAGTTGACATCCCAGAAGAACATGCAACAACCTGTAATGATGATGATCTTATTCACTCGTCAACTGGAGCTGATCCATGCACTCTTCTTAGTCTTCTGCAATCAGCAGACGTCGACATTGCAGAACAGCAAGTGCCACCTTCTGATGATCAAATTCAGTCATGCATCACCCAACCTTCAGAAGACATCGACATTGCAGAAGAACTGGCAACAATCTCTGAAGACAATCAGATCCATTCATTTGATTCTTTGAAATCAGTCAAAGGTACTAGCTGTGTCCCTGACTCCAATAGAGATACTGAAGATGAGTTAAATTTATGCTGTGAACAAGAAACTGAAAGTCCAACCTCTGTTCTGGACGTGGCCTTCTCAGACCATCCTGCTGCTAGTTCAGAGAACCAAACAATGCTGAATG ATTCGTCGCTGGTGGAAAAAACTGTCCATTCAAATGAAGCACATGGCCATTTGGCTGATAATGATGATGGTCTCGATGCTAGCACTTCTGTCACACTACCAACTAGCTCATCGACTCTGGAGAGCATGCTTCAGGAGAACAACCTCACCGACCTCAACGCTCTCCAAGAAGCAGCAGATGATCCAAAGAACGAGGCCGAGTTGGCGTACGTCAACGACATATTCAACAAGTCGAGCTTCCGCGACGAGGCGCTGTTCGAAGCTTGGCGCTCGCAGAACCGCGCCGCGCTCCAGGAGGACGACTGCCAGCACTACGACGCCGCGGCGGCGGCCATCGACTTCACCGACATGTCGGCCGACGAGCTGCTCCTGTTCGACCTGACGAACGAGGCGCTGCTGGACGTGTACAAGGACTACGCCGCCGGCGAGTCCAGGCAGCCCCGCTTCTCCTCCTTCCAGCGGCCCAAGCCCGTCGGCGACCGCGCCCTCAGGGAGCTGCGGTCCAGGGTGGGCCGCAAGCTAGACGAGCGGCCGCAGTCCGGCGTGGAGGTCGACGTCGACGCCGTGCTGTCGAGCGACCTGGGCAAGGCGGAGCGCTGGAGCAACTTCCGGCGAGAGGCCGACCAGGTGGCGAGCCTGGTGGCCAACTCCGTGCTCGACAGGCTCGTCACCGAGCTCGCGCTCCAGCTCGCAAAGTTTTGA